In Carya illinoinensis cultivar Pawnee chromosome 10, C.illinoinensisPawnee_v1, whole genome shotgun sequence, one DNA window encodes the following:
- the LOC122279301 gene encoding DNA polymerase eta gives MPVAKPESSDARIIAHVDMDCFYVQVEQRKQPDLRGLPTAVVQYNSWKGGALIAVSYEARKYGVKRSMRGDEAKKVCPPIQLVQVPVARDKADLNTYRNAGSEVVSVLARKGRCERASIDEVYLDLTEAAETMLAETPPESLEVIDEEAVKSHILGLNTEEGSDAKEFVREWLRRSDGDHRDKLLACGAIIVAELRMQVLRETEFTCSAGIAHNKMLAKLASAINKPAQQTVVPLSSVKGLLESLPIKKMKQLGGKLGSSLQSDLGVNTVGELLQFSEEKLQECYGINTGTWLWNIARGVSGEEVQGRILPKSHGSGKTFPGPRALKTIAAVQHWLNKLCEELSERLCLDLDQNKRIAHTLTLHARAYKSGDSDSCTKFPSKSCPLRYGTVKIQEDAWNLFQAGLREYVGSYKSKTQGSQYNGWGITSLSVSASKIVAIPSGTSSITKYFPGQNLYCSPSKQSQDNFIQDAALSSPSGSESYSGLNLTEPQIEFPEFSGEKNKFNYAGTSQGQQRDKENTWKDQDPSCLSPQHTQNGVAHEISPLLPSDICPGGESYLEMNGNEQQREFSGEESRIKYSTISLDRTVQKRKTSKDKGTVSILKFFKNCDPSWPSKKQEHIEAIRDVKAASSDGFQSTGSVCLEPNQDELPKERLLEETGTNTGRSSLARIEQEREAWGYKTDEIDPSVVDELPPEIQEEVRAWLRPHKRPNVVKRGSSIAHYFFPAKNR, from the exons tCGAGCAGCGGAAACAGCCAGACTTAAGGGGTTTACCTACTGCTGTTGTACAGTACAACTCTTGGAAAGGTGGGGCCTTGATTGCAGTTAGCTACGAGGCCCGTAAATATGGTGTGAAACg TTCAATGCGCGGCGATGAGGCAAAGAAAGTCTGTCCACCAATTCAGCTGGTCCAAGTCCCTGTTGCACGGGATAAAGCTGATCTTAACACTTACCGCAATGCAGGTTCAGAG GTGGTTTCTGTTCTTGCAAGGAAGGGTCGATGTGAGAGGGCTTCTATCGATGAAGTGTATCTTGACCTTACTGAGGCGGCAGAAACAATGTTAGCAGAAACTCCTCCGGAGAGCTTGGAAGTAATTGACGAAGAAGCTGTTAAATCACACATTTTGGGGCTTAATACTGAG GAAGGAAGTGATGCCAAGGAATTTGTGAGGGAGTGGCTTCGTAGGAGTGATGGTGATCACCGCGATAAACTATTAGCTTGTGGCGCCATTATTGTTGCAGAACTTAGGATGCAGGTGTTGAGGGAGACTGAATTTACTTGTTCTGCTGGGATTGCTCATAATAAG ATGTTGGCCAAACTTGCAAGTGCTATAAATAAACCTGCACAACAAACTGTTGTGCCCCTATCATCTGTCAAAGGATTACTCGAATCCttgccaattaaaaaaat GAAACAGCTTGGAGGAAAGCTTGGGAGTTCTTTACAAAGTGATTTGGGTGTGAACACTGTTGGAGAGCTGTTGCAGTTTTCAGAGGAGAAGCTACAAGAGTGTTATGGCATCAATACTGG TACTTGGTTATGGAATATTGCAAGAGGAGTCAGTGGGGAAGAAGTTCAGGGGCGAATTCTTCCCAAGAGCCATGGTTCTGGAAAGACATTTCCTGGTCCTCGGGCCCTGAAGACGATTGCAGCT GTTCAACACTGGCTCAACAAACTTTGTGAAGAACTGAGTGAACGTCTTTGCTTGGACTTGGACCAAAATAAGCGGATTGCTCACACTCTGACTCTTCATGCTAGAGCATACAAA TCTGGTGACTCTGATTCATGTACGAAGTTTCCTTCCAAGTCTTGTCCCCTACGGTATGGGACTGTCAAAATTCAAGAAGATGCATGGAACTTATTTCAAGCTGGATTACGTGAATATGTGGGTTCATACAAATCTAAGACTCAGGGAAGTCAATACAATGGTTGGGGTATAACGTCACTTTCTGTTTCAGCGAGTAAAATTGTTGCAATACCTTCT gGGACAAGTTCGATCACAAAATACTTTCCAGGCCAAAACCTTTACTGCTCTCCATCAAAGCAGTCACAGGATAACTTCATCCAAGATGCTGCACTATCTTCACCCTCAG GAAGTGaaagctattcgggcttgaattTAACTGAGCCACAGATTGAGTTCCCTGAGTTTTCTGGAGAAAAAAACAAGTTCAATTATGCTGGTACTAGCCAGGGTCAACAGCGAGACAAAGAGAATACATGGAAAGATCAG GATCCATCCTGTTTGtcaccacaacatacacaaaatgGTGTTGCCCATGAAATTTCACCATTGCTGCCTTCAG ATATTTGTCCAGGAGGTGAAAGCTATCTGGAGATGAATGGAAATGAGCAACAAAGAGAATTCTCTGGGGAAGAATCTCGGATTAAATATTCCACAATTAGTTTGGATCGAACTGtgcagaaaagaaaaacatcaaaAGATAAG GGAACAGTTTCAATCTTGAAGTTCTTTAAGAATTGTGACCCCTCTTGGCCTTCAAAGAAACAGGAGCATATTGAAGCCATCCGAGATGTTAAAGCAGCATCATCTGATG GCTTTCAGTCTACTGGTAGTGTCTGTTTGGAACCAAATCAAGATGAACTGCCAAAAGAAAGACTTCTTGAAGAGACCGGGACTAACACTGGTAGGTCTAGTTTGGCTCGTATTGAACAAGAAAGGGAAGCATGGGGCTACAAAACTGATGAGATTGATCCCTCCGTGGTTGATGAGTTACCACCAGAAATCCAGGAAGAAGTCCGGGCCTGGCTCAGGCCTCATAAGCGACCTAATGTAGTTAAAAGGGGTTCTAGTATTGCTCATTATTTTTTTccagccaaaaatagatga